One segment of Leptodactylus fuscus isolate aLepFus1 chromosome 7, aLepFus1.hap2, whole genome shotgun sequence DNA contains the following:
- the CIAPIN1 gene encoding anamorsin, with amino-acid sequence MAALKDRLSHARHVLITWDGSCAQGALQEFVSEVQALVAPGGKVSVENVERLMFSAHTESGFDAVLLGLVPGSTAVHSSDVLTEVARILKPGGSVMLQELVDPQAGSVARLRSPAQLSSNLTLSGLTEVIQISEEPVSLQQIQGIKERLGSSSNDIMSVTIAAKKPNYEVGSSRQLSLSRRPVAGKPSADPTAVKLWTLSANDMNDEDVDLLDSDELLDQDDLKKPLPSSLRASGCGEGSEKKRKACKNCTCGLAEELEEEKSKSTAAKPANSACGNCYLGDAFRCASCPYLGMPAFKPGEKILLNSGQLQDS; translated from the exons ATGGCCGCTTTGAAGGATCGCTTGTCACACGCCCGTCATGTTCTCATCACCTGGGATGGCAGCTGTGCTCAGGGTGCTCTACAAGAATTTGTGTCTGAAGTCCAGGCATTGGTAGCTCCGGGGGGGAAGGTCAGTGTGGAGAATGTGGAGCGGTTGATGTTCT CCGCTCACACTGAGTCCGGTTTTGACGCCGTCCTCCTTGGTCTGGTCCCAGGAAGCACTGCTGTTCATAGCTCGGATGTTTTGACAGAAGTTGCTCGAATCCTAAAGCCTGGTGGAAGCGTAATGCTCCAGGAGCTTGTGGACCCTCAAGCCG GTAGTGTCGCTCGGCTCCGTTCCCCAGCACAGCTGTCCTCCAACCTCACATTGTCTGGATTAACAGAAGTGATACAG ATTAGTGAAGAGCCAGTGTCTTTGCAGCAGATACAAGGGATCAAGGAACGTCTGGGATCTTCCAGCAATGACATAATGTCTGTTACAATAGCAGCTAAAAAACCAAACTATGAAGTGGGGTCTTCACGGCAGCTGTCACTCTCCAGACGCCCAGTGGCAG GGAAGCCCTCTGCAGATCCGACTGCCGTGAAGCTTTGGACGTTGTCGGCCAATGACATGAATGACGAGGATGTG GATCTGTTAGACTCGGATGAGCTCTTGGATCAGGACGATCTAAAAAAGCCTCTGCCTTCTTCTCTGCGGGCAAGTGGCTGTGGAGAAGGGAGTGAAAAGAAACGCAAAGCCTGCAAGAACTG TACGTGTGGGCTAGCAGAAGAACTGGAGGAAGAGAAGAGCAAAAGCACTGCTGCTAAACCTGCCAATTCAGCTTGTGGTAAT TGCTACCTGGGAGATGCATTTCGCTGTGCCAGCTGCCCGTATCTTGGGATGCCAGCATTTAAACCAGGAGAGAAGATTCTGCTTAATTCAGGCCAACTGCAGGACTCCTAG